In Paraglaciecola sp. T6c, the sequence CTACGCTGCGTACAAGCGCGCAACTGAAACCAAAGGTCGTCCACAGGTTATCCTAGCCAAAACCGTCAAAGGTTACGGCATGGGCTCAGCAGGTGAAGGTAAAAATATCGCTCACAACGTGAAGAAAATGGACGTGGATTCGGTACGTGAATACCGTGACCGTTTTAATATTCCTGTTGCAGACGAAGATATTGCAAACTTGCCGTATTTCAAATTTGCTGAAGACAGCGAGGAAATGAAATACATGCGTGCCCGCCGTGAGTCGCTACATGGTTATATGCCAGTACGTCTTGCAAAAAGCACTGAAGACTTACCTGCTCCTCCTCTTAAAGCGTTTGAAGCGATTACTAAAGGATCGGGTGATCGTGAAATCTCGACCACTATGGCCTTCGTTCGTGTACTCACCGTTATGTTGAAAGACAAAAAAGTCGGTTCTCGCGTCGTGCCCATCATTCCTGATGAAGCTCGTACGTTTGGTATGGAAGGCTTATTCCGTCAAGTTGGTATCTATTCCAATGGCGGTCAAAAGTACGTCCCTCAAGATAAAGATCAAGTGGCTTACTATCGTGAAGACGAAAAGGGCCAAGTACTGCAAGAAGGTATTAACGAGCTAGGCGCAATGGCCTCGTTTGTTGCGGCTGGTACGTCATATTCGACCAACGATTTGCCTATGATCCCTGTTTATATTTACTACTCAATGTTCGGTTTCCAACGTGTTGGTGACATGGCGTGGGCAGCGGGTGACAGTCAAACACGCGGTTTCTTAGTCGGCGGTACAGCGGGTAGAACAACCCTCAACGGCGAAGGTTTACAGCACCAAGATGGTCACAGCCACATTCAAGCTGGCTTAATTCCTAACTGTGTGTCTTATGACCCAACCTATGGTTACGAAATTGCCGTTATCGTTCAAGACGGTATGCGCCGGATGTTTGAAGAGCAAGAGAACGTGTTCTATTACCTGACCGTAATGAATGAAAACTACGTTCAACCAGCTATGCCTGACAACGTTAGCGAAGGTATCGTCAAAGGTATTTATAAACTTGAGCATCAAGGTAACGCCAGCAACAAGACCAAGGTGAAACTGCTTGGCTCTGGCACCATCTTAGAGCAAGTGCGTGAAGCCGCTAAGATTTTGCATGACAAGTACTCTGTTGCATCAGAAGTCTACAGCGTGACCTCATTCAATGAGTTGGGTCGTGACGGCTTGGATTGCGAGCACTTTAACTTGTTGAATCCTGAAAAAGAGCAACGCGTTCCTTACATCACGACAGTGTTAAACGACGGTTTTGATGGCCCTACTATCGCAGCAACGGATTACATCAAAACTTATGTAGACCAAGTACGTGCGTTTGTTCCAGGTCAATACAAAGTGCTAGGCACAGACGGTTTCGGCCGCTCAGATAGCCGCGCTAACTTGCGTCATCATTTTGAAGTAGATGCTAAATTCGTGGTCATTGCTGCCCTTCGTGAATTAGTTACAGCGGGTAACATCGATAAGAAAGTATTGGTAGATGCGATTGCAGAATATGGCATTGACCAAAATAAAATTAACCCGCTTTACGCATAACCATTGAGGATTAAATCAAAATGTCAGATATAAAAGATGTATTGGTACCCGATGTGGGTGGCGACGAAGTAGAAGTCATTGAAGTACTTGTTGCTGTTGGCGACGACGTTGACGCAGAAGCATCCCTTATCACGGTAGAAAGCGATAAAGCGAGCATGGATATCCCTGCCCCTTTCGCTGGTAAAATCAGTGATATTTCGGTCAAGGTCGGTGACAAAATCAGCCAAGACCAACTGATCATGAAAATGTCCAGTGGTGACAGCGCACCCGCAGCTCAAGAGTCTCAAGAGCAAGCCCCTGAGCCTGCTAAGACTGAAGCTGCCAGCCCTGCGAAAGAAGAAGCACCAGCGGCTTCTTCAGCAGCACAAGTGATTGAAGTGACCGTACCCGACATCGGTGGTGACACCGATGTTGAGGTCATTGAAATCCTTGTCGCCGCCGGCGATAGCATCGAAGAAGAAACAGGCCTTGTCACCCTTGAAACAGACAAAGCCACTATGGACGTTCCTTCACCTAAAGCAGGTGTTGTTAAAGAAGTGAAACTCAGTACTGGTGATAAAGTATCTGAAGGCTCACTAGTGATTTTGCTTGAAGTCGCAGGCAGTGCGCAAGCTGACTCTGCACCTCAAGCACAAGCAGCGCCGGCTCAAAAGCAAACTCAAGCCGAAAGTGCCCCTGCAGCACAAGAAGAACAAACCTCTGGCGAACCTGAAACGATTGAAGTGACTGTACCGGATATCGGTGGCGACACTGATGTCGATGTCATTGAAGTCTTAGTTGCCGTTGGTGATGAAATCGAAGAAGAAACCGGTTTAATCACACTTGAAACAGACAAAGCGACCATGGACGTCCCCGCACCTAAAGCGGGTGTGGTTAAAGAGCTTAAAATCAACGTTGGTGATAAGGTTTCAGAAGGTTCAGTCGTGCTTCTGCTTGAAGTCGCTGGTAGCGCTGTGAAAGCAGCGCCTAAGGCTGCACCTAAAGCACCTGAGCCACAAGCATTACAAACATCAGCGCCTGCGCAACAAGCCCCTAAATCAGCCCCTGTGCCTCATCATCCTTCAGCGGGTGAGCGCGGTAAAGCAGGGAAAGTACATGCCTCACCTTCGGTACGTCGTGTAGCTCGTGAATTTGGTGTTGATTTAACCCAAGTCAAAGGCACTGGCCCTAAAAACCGTGTGTTAAAAGAAGATGTTCAATCTTACGTTAAGTATGAATTGTCTCGTCCTAAGATGACCTCAGGTTCTTCGGTTAATGCTGGCGGTGGCGGTTTACAAGTGCTTGCGCCACCTAAAGTTGATTTCAGCAAATTCGGCGAAATAGAAGAAATTCCATTGACTCGTATCCAGAAGATTTCTGGACCGAACTTGCATCGCAACTGGGTCACTATCCCACACGTCACTCAGTTTGAAGAAGCTGATATCACAGACTTAGAAGCATTCCGTAAGCAGCAAAATGTGGTTGCTGAGAAGAAAAAGCTTGGCTTTAAAATAACGCCATTGGTCTTCATGATGAAAGCCGTAGCGGATGCCCTTCAAGCGTACCCCGTGTTTAATTCTTCTTTGTCTGAATCAGGTGAAAGCTTGATCCAGAAGAAGTATTTCCACGTGGGTATTGCGGTAGAAACACCAAACGGTTTAGTTGTACCTGTGGTACGTGATGTTGATAAGAAAGGCATTTACGAGCTATCGAAAGAATTGATGGATATAAGCATCAAGGCGCGAGACGGCAAACTGAAGGCGGCTGACATGCAAGGTAGTTGTTTTACCATTTCCAGCCTAGGCGGAATTGGCGGAACCGCGTTTACCCCTATTGTAAATGCGCCAGATGTCGCCATATTAGGTGTGTCTAAAAGTGAAATGAAGCCGAAATGGAACGGTAAAGACTTCGAACCAAGGCTAATGTTGCCTTTATCTTTGTCTTACGATCACCGAGTCATTGATGGCGCAGTTGCCGCACGCTTCGCTGTACACTTGGGCAAAGTCCTAGGTGACTTGCGCGAAATGTTACTGTAACGAACAGCTAGGCGATAATGTACAAAAAGTTATCGCCTTTTCTTTGCTAACCAGACATCGGCTAGGTAGAATTTCCTAGAGTCTGGAAGAAAATCAATAGATTGAGGTCAAAATGAGTGAAATTAAAACTCAGTTGGTAGTGCTTGGTGCGGGCCCTGGTGGTTATTCCGCGGCTTTCCGTGCTGCTGACTTAGGAATCGAAACAGTAATTGTTGACGT encodes:
- the aceE gene encoding pyruvate dehydrogenase (acetyl-transferring), homodimeric type — its product is MADMMHPDVDPQETQEWLDALDAVLEEEGIDRAHYLLESLVEKARRNGAYLPYDATTAYINTIPAGQEPTMPGDQTIEANIRRAIRWNAMMMVLRGSKKDLELGGHISSFASSAMLYDVGFNHFFRAPNEKDGGDYLFVQGHVSPGIYSRAFIEGRLSEDQLDGFRQEVDGKGVSSYPHPKLMPDFWQFPTVSMGLGPMQAIYLARFLKYLTSRGLKDCSDQRVWCFMGDGEVDEPESLGAIGLASREGLDNLTFVINCNLQRLDGPVRGNGKIIQELEGTFRGAGWEVLKVIWGRYWDPLLARDSSGKLLDVMNETVDGEYQNYKAKGGAYTRENFFGKYPELKEMVSNMSDDDIWRLNRGGHDPVKVYAAYKRATETKGRPQVILAKTVKGYGMGSAGEGKNIAHNVKKMDVDSVREYRDRFNIPVADEDIANLPYFKFAEDSEEMKYMRARRESLHGYMPVRLAKSTEDLPAPPLKAFEAITKGSGDREISTTMAFVRVLTVMLKDKKVGSRVVPIIPDEARTFGMEGLFRQVGIYSNGGQKYVPQDKDQVAYYREDEKGQVLQEGINELGAMASFVAAGTSYSTNDLPMIPVYIYYSMFGFQRVGDMAWAAGDSQTRGFLVGGTAGRTTLNGEGLQHQDGHSHIQAGLIPNCVSYDPTYGYEIAVIVQDGMRRMFEEQENVFYYLTVMNENYVQPAMPDNVSEGIVKGIYKLEHQGNASNKTKVKLLGSGTILEQVREAAKILHDKYSVASEVYSVTSFNELGRDGLDCEHFNLLNPEKEQRVPYITTVLNDGFDGPTIAATDYIKTYVDQVRAFVPGQYKVLGTDGFGRSDSRANLRHHFEVDAKFVVIAALRELVTAGNIDKKVLVDAIAEYGIDQNKINPLYA
- the aceF gene encoding dihydrolipoyllysine-residue acetyltransferase — translated: MSDIKDVLVPDVGGDEVEVIEVLVAVGDDVDAEASLITVESDKASMDIPAPFAGKISDISVKVGDKISQDQLIMKMSSGDSAPAAQESQEQAPEPAKTEAASPAKEEAPAASSAAQVIEVTVPDIGGDTDVEVIEILVAAGDSIEEETGLVTLETDKATMDVPSPKAGVVKEVKLSTGDKVSEGSLVILLEVAGSAQADSAPQAQAAPAQKQTQAESAPAAQEEQTSGEPETIEVTVPDIGGDTDVDVIEVLVAVGDEIEEETGLITLETDKATMDVPAPKAGVVKELKINVGDKVSEGSVVLLLEVAGSAVKAAPKAAPKAPEPQALQTSAPAQQAPKSAPVPHHPSAGERGKAGKVHASPSVRRVAREFGVDLTQVKGTGPKNRVLKEDVQSYVKYELSRPKMTSGSSVNAGGGGLQVLAPPKVDFSKFGEIEEIPLTRIQKISGPNLHRNWVTIPHVTQFEEADITDLEAFRKQQNVVAEKKKLGFKITPLVFMMKAVADALQAYPVFNSSLSESGESLIQKKYFHVGIAVETPNGLVVPVVRDVDKKGIYELSKELMDISIKARDGKLKAADMQGSCFTISSLGGIGGTAFTPIVNAPDVAILGVSKSEMKPKWNGKDFEPRLMLPLSLSYDHRVIDGAVAARFAVHLGKVLGDLREMLL